The nucleotide sequence GATTTTATGAACAAAATTTCCATGATTCAAACAAACCTATGCTTTATATCCACACAAAAGCTGAAGGTTCTATAGAGTATAATTCTTTATTCTTTATACCAGCACAAGCTCCATTTGATTTATATAGAGTAGATTATAAAAGTGGTTTAAAACTTTATGTTAAAAGAGTTTTTATAAGCGATGATGATAAAGAATTATTACCAACTTATTTAAGATTTGTGCGCGGGATTATTGATGTAGAAGATTTACCGCTTAATGTAAGTCGTGAAATTTTACAGGAAAATAAAATTTTAAAAAGCGTTCAAGAAGCAAGTGTTAAAAAAATCTTAGCTGAACTTAAAAAATTCAAAGAAAAAGATAAAGAAAACTATCTTAAATTCCATGAGAATTTTGGAAAAGTTTTAAAAGAAGGTTTATACGGTTTTGGCGAAAATAAAGACGCTATAGCTAGGCTTTTATACTTTAAAAACTCAAATAAAGAAGAATTAATTGATCTTGAAGAGTATAAACAAAACTTAGCTGAAGGACAAAATGAAATTTTTTATATTAGTGGAAAAAATGAAAAACTTTTAAGAAATTCTCCTCTTCTTGAAAGTTATAAACAAAAAAATATCAATGTTTTATTGCTTGATGAGGAAATTGACACCATAGTTATGCCTATGATGAATGAATTTGAAGGTTTAAAATTTAGTGCTATTAACCATCTAGCTAGTGAAGAAACTAGCGAAGAACAAAAGGCTGAATTTGCAAGCTTGCTCATTAAAATAAAAGAAGTTTTAAAAGATGAAGTTGAAGAGGTAAAACTTAGCCAAAGACTTTCAAATAGTCCAAGTTGTATTGTTTATGATCAAAATAAACCTGATTTTGCTATGCAACAAATTCTTAAACAAATGGGGCAAGAACAGCAAGTTAAACCTATACTTGAAATCAATCCTAATCATGAAATTTTAAAAGCCTTAAAAGAAAATGATACCTTAGCTAATGAAATGGCACATATTCTTTTAAATATGGCTAAACTTAGTGAAGGTATGGGTATAGATAACCCTAGCGAATTTAACAATGCCTTAAGCAAAATCGTTTCTAAGGCTTTAGAAAAATGAAAAATATAGCTATTTCTAAAGATATTTTGCACGAATTTTGCATTGTAGATGTAAGAACTCCTGGCGAATGGAAAAGCGGGGTTATAAAAGAAGCTATACTCATCGCACTTTGCGATGATAATGGCTTTATGAATGAAAATTTCATCCAAGAATTTAAAGAAAAAGTAGATTATCAAAATAAAAACATAGCCTTTGTATGTGCTACAGGCTCAAGAAGCAAACATACTGCTATGATGATAGAAGATGCTCTAGGTATAGAATGTACTAATCTAGATGGTGGCATGGTAGCGCTTTTATCACAAGGTTATGAAGCTACAAAAAAAGAAGGTTGATTATGAAAAAAATATTTTTATCTTTAGCACTTTGTGCTAGTTTTGTTTTAGCAGAAGTGAAAAATATCGATATTAATGCGGATATTTTGGAAAATTATCAAGTAATTGATGTTAGAAAACCTAGCGAATGGGCACAAACTGGTACTATAAAAAATGCCATTAAAATTAGCTTTTACAATGAAGATGGCAGTGTAAATAAAAATTTCGTTGAGGAAATTAAAAAGATTTCAAGTAACAAACCTATCGCTATAGTTTGTAGAAGTGGCTCAAGAAGTGCTAAAGCTTCTGCTTTACTAGATCAAAATGGCATAGAAGTTACTAAT is from Campylobacter sp. CNRCH_2014_0184h and encodes:
- the htpG gene encoding molecular chaperone HtpG; translation: MQFQTEVNQLLQLMIHSLYSNKEIFLRELISNASDALDKLSYLSVSDDAYKNLKFEPKIQINFNQEAKTLTISDNGIGMNKEDLINHLGTIAKSGTKSFLENLSGDAKKDSQLIGQFGVGFYSAFMVASKIEVLSKKALDDKAYLWTSDASGYEIEDANKDEQGTCITLHLKDEEFLNSYRIESIVEKYSNHIQFPIFMEKEEYLPLEEGEKEPKKELKNTQINTASALWRQNKASLKAEDYERFYEQNFHDSNKPMLYIHTKAEGSIEYNSLFFIPAQAPFDLYRVDYKSGLKLYVKRVFISDDDKELLPTYLRFVRGIIDVEDLPLNVSREILQENKILKSVQEASVKKILAELKKFKEKDKENYLKFHENFGKVLKEGLYGFGENKDAIARLLYFKNSNKEELIDLEEYKQNLAEGQNEIFYISGKNEKLLRNSPLLESYKQKNINVLLLDEEIDTIVMPMMNEFEGLKFSAINHLASEETSEEQKAEFASLLIKIKEVLKDEVEEVKLSQRLSNSPSCIVYDQNKPDFAMQQILKQMGQEQQVKPILEINPNHEILKALKENDTLANEMAHILLNMAKLSEGMGIDNPSEFNNALSKIVSKALEK
- a CDS encoding rhodanese-like domain-containing protein gives rise to the protein MKNIAISKDILHEFCIVDVRTPGEWKSGVIKEAILIALCDDNGFMNENFIQEFKEKVDYQNKNIAFVCATGSRSKHTAMMIEDALGIECTNLDGGMVALLSQGYEATKKEG
- a CDS encoding rhodanese-like domain-containing protein, with the translated sequence MKKIFLSLALCASFVLAEVKNIDINADILENYQVIDVRKPSEWAQTGTIKNAIKISFYNEDGSVNKNFVEEIKKISSNKPIAIVCRSGSRSAKASALLDQNGIEVTNLKGGMNALLSQGYVTSK